A single window of Halobacillus naozhouensis DNA harbors:
- the mazG gene encoding nucleoside triphosphate pyrophosphohydrolase: MNTVKILGLGAGGLEQLSLGVYRQLIHANDPVYSRTLDHPVLRDLENEGVDFIGFDAVYEQNDRFSAVYERIVDELVEAAKEKDIIYVVPGHPMLAERTVQLLLADQRVNVAIQGGQSYLDDVFSALQVDPIEGFQFLDATALDRSQLQFQSHIILCQVYDQMIASEVKLTLMEDLPPEYPVTVVTAAGSSEEALTAVELQELDRVVEVNNLTSVYIPPVEKTRLNHQFFRLREVIRTLRGPGGCPWDQKQTHESLRSYLIEEAYEFIDAVNQLDDQHMAEELGDILLQVMLHSQIGEDEGFFTIDDVIASITEKMIRRHPHVFGDVHVKDTDEVVTNWDQIKKQEKTVSSESLLDSVPTSFPALLQAEELQKKAAKAGFDWDKVEFVEDKVKEEWAEFLEAKEMNQPLEMEKEFGDWLFAITNLARHYKINGETALQRTNHKFRTRFSAMERSASDAERALDDYSLDELEELWVAAKIKHKGEE, encoded by the coding sequence ATGAACACTGTTAAAATTTTAGGGCTGGGCGCAGGTGGGTTGGAGCAGTTGTCGCTTGGAGTTTACCGTCAGCTTATTCATGCAAATGACCCTGTTTATAGTCGGACCCTTGACCACCCAGTGCTACGAGATCTGGAGAACGAAGGGGTTGATTTCATAGGCTTCGATGCTGTGTATGAACAAAATGACCGTTTCTCTGCCGTTTATGAAAGAATTGTGGATGAACTAGTAGAGGCTGCCAAGGAAAAGGACATTATCTATGTCGTGCCGGGGCATCCAATGCTTGCGGAGCGTACCGTCCAATTATTACTGGCAGATCAACGAGTAAATGTAGCAATCCAAGGCGGCCAAAGTTACTTAGATGATGTATTCTCTGCCTTGCAAGTAGATCCCATTGAGGGATTCCAGTTTTTAGATGCAACAGCTCTTGACCGCAGTCAATTACAATTTCAAAGTCATATCATTCTCTGTCAGGTATATGATCAAATGATTGCTTCAGAGGTGAAGCTGACATTGATGGAAGATCTTCCACCAGAGTATCCTGTGACCGTTGTCACTGCAGCCGGGAGCAGTGAAGAGGCACTTACTGCTGTTGAACTGCAGGAGCTAGACCGTGTTGTAGAAGTGAATAACCTAACGAGCGTCTATATTCCTCCGGTCGAAAAAACGAGGTTGAATCACCAGTTTTTCCGACTGAGAGAGGTGATTCGTACACTGCGTGGCCCAGGGGGGTGCCCGTGGGACCAAAAACAAACTCACGAATCTCTTCGTAGTTATTTAATAGAAGAGGCCTATGAGTTTATTGATGCTGTAAATCAGCTTGATGATCAGCATATGGCAGAAGAGCTAGGCGACATCCTCTTGCAAGTCATGCTGCACAGTCAAATTGGCGAGGATGAAGGGTTTTTCACGATTGACGACGTTATAGCCTCTATAACTGAAAAAATGATTCGCAGACATCCCCATGTATTTGGAGATGTTCATGTAAAGGATACAGATGAAGTGGTCACAAACTGGGATCAAATTAAAAAGCAGGAAAAGACCGTGTCCTCTGAGTCTTTATTAGATTCTGTTCCGACAAGTTTTCCGGCCCTCTTGCAAGCCGAGGAGTTACAAAAAAAGGCGGCTAAGGCAGGGTTTGACTGGGACAAAGTGGAGTTTGTCGAGGATAAAGTAAAGGAAGAATGGGCAGAATTTCTCGAAGCAAAAGAAATGAATCAACCGCTTGAAATGGAGAAAGAATTTGGGGATTGGTTGTTTGCTATTACGAATTTAGCGCGACATTATAAAATTAACGGTGAAACAGCTCTTCAGCGTACGAATCATAAGTTTAGAACAAGATTTTCGGCGATGGAAAGAAGTGCTTCAGATGCGGAACGAGCTCTTGATGACTATTCACTCGATGAGCTTGAAGAGTTGTGGGTAGCGGCCAAAATTAAACATAAAGGAGAGGAATAG
- a CDS encoding RNA-binding S4 domain-containing protein, which produces MRLDKFLKISRLIKRRTLAKEVADQGRISINGSKSKAATDVSVGDELTIQFGQKVLTIEVKSLRENVKKDEATTLYEIKKEEPVNK; this is translated from the coding sequence ATGCGCTTAGATAAATTCCTGAAAATCTCAAGGTTAATTAAACGAAGAACCCTGGCTAAGGAAGTCGCTGACCAAGGGAGGATTAGTATCAACGGGTCAAAAAGCAAGGCGGCTACAGATGTATCGGTCGGAGATGAGTTGACCATACAGTTTGGGCAAAAGGTGCTCACGATTGAAGTGAAATCACTGAGAGAGAATGTTAAGAAGGACGAAGCGACGACATTATATGAAATCAAAAAAGAAGAACCTGTTAATAAATAA
- the yabP gene encoding sporulation protein YabP, translating to MEGYDKNLQARTHQVDHNVKMWNRRNLEISGVKEVDSFDSEEFLLQTSMGYLVIRGHNLQMKNLDLEEGEVSIKGRVDEMTYLDENQGEKAKGLFSKLFK from the coding sequence ATGGAAGGCTACGATAAAAATTTACAAGCACGGACACATCAGGTGGATCATAATGTGAAAATGTGGAATAGAAGGAATCTTGAAATCTCAGGTGTCAAAGAGGTGGATAGTTTTGACAGTGAAGAATTTCTACTCCAGACAAGTATGGGTTACTTAGTCATTCGCGGCCATAATTTGCAAATGAAAAACCTGGACTTAGAAGAAGGAGAAGTCTCCATTAAAGGACGCGTCGATGAGATGACCTATTTGGACGAGAACCAAGGGGAGAAAGCTAAAGGATTATTTAGCAAGCTTTTCAAATGA
- the yabQ gene encoding spore cortex biosynthesis protein YabQ has protein sequence MTLTTQFMTMIVMISGGIYVGAAVDTFERLFFKRNKKSWLELVWQLAFWVAQAALLFFLLFLVNYGELRLYVFIAVICGYSAYRALFQTRYKKLLEYMIRFVTQLMTFFARLFNAVIIWPIRTIIMVIASLLIAVYKVIYKGIHLLFLVVLYPFLLVFRLIWKLLPKKLKKNLSKTAGFWVKIKNTINKWKERKRK, from the coding sequence ATGACACTGACCACACAATTTATGACGATGATTGTTATGATATCCGGAGGCATTTATGTAGGAGCAGCAGTTGATACCTTTGAGCGGCTCTTTTTTAAACGGAATAAAAAGAGCTGGCTTGAGCTTGTCTGGCAGCTTGCCTTCTGGGTTGCTCAGGCTGCTCTTCTTTTTTTTCTGCTATTTCTGGTAAACTATGGCGAATTACGTTTATATGTATTTATAGCAGTAATTTGCGGATATTCAGCTTATCGTGCATTATTTCAAACGCGATATAAAAAACTGCTGGAATATATGATACGCTTCGTGACTCAATTAATGACCTTCTTTGCGCGGCTATTTAATGCTGTTATTATTTGGCCGATTCGAACTATAATTATGGTGATTGCTTCTTTACTAATTGCTGTTTATAAAGTAATTTATAAGGGAATACATTTATTGTTTCTTGTCGTTTTATATCCATTCCTGTTAGTTTTTCGGTTGATTTGGAAGCTGTTACCGAAAAAACTGAAAAAAAACTTAAGCAAAACAGCAGGGTTTTGGGTTAAAATAAAGAATACTATAAATAAATGGAAAGAGAGAAAGCGCAAATAA
- a CDS encoding FtsB family cell division protein has translation MAKKQSVARLDSTYMKHYDAYMERQTKKKKRLFRRIVLFALFVMIVAGSMVTYHVQQQSLHAQKQEHYEDLQAKMDKLKKEEKNLKEEIKLLNNEEYVLQIARSDYFFSKEGEIIFKMPNEDPSY, from the coding sequence ATGGCAAAAAAACAGTCAGTGGCCCGCCTGGATTCTACATACATGAAGCACTATGACGCCTACATGGAACGGCAGACGAAAAAGAAAAAGCGTCTATTCCGCCGAATCGTTTTGTTTGCCTTATTCGTAATGATCGTTGCAGGCTCCATGGTTACCTATCATGTTCAACAACAATCTCTACATGCACAGAAGCAGGAACACTATGAGGATTTACAAGCAAAAATGGATAAATTAAAGAAAGAAGAGAAGAACTTAAAAGAGGAAATAAAACTTCTTAATAATGAAGAGTATGTTTTGCAAATCGCAAGGTCCGATTATTTCTTCTCCAAGGAAGGCGAGATTATTTTTAAAATGCCAAATGAGGACCCTTCGTATTGA
- a CDS encoding S1 domain-containing RNA-binding protein, giving the protein MSIEVGSKLQGKVTGITNFGAFVELPEGQTGLVHISEVADNYVKDINEHLSQGDQVEVKVINVGDDGKIGLSIKKAKENYGRRPQKPRKPAESFEQKMSRFMKDSEDRLASLKKQTETKRGGRGAKRG; this is encoded by the coding sequence ATGTCCATTGAAGTAGGCAGCAAGTTGCAGGGTAAGGTAACGGGTATCACTAATTTCGGGGCTTTTGTTGAGCTTCCTGAAGGGCAGACTGGTCTTGTTCACATTAGTGAAGTTGCCGATAACTATGTAAAAGACATTAATGAACACCTAAGCCAGGGTGACCAAGTAGAAGTGAAAGTCATTAATGTTGGAGACGATGGAAAGATTGGCTTATCCATCAAAAAAGCAAAAGAAAATTACGGTCGTCGTCCGCAGAAGCCCCGTAAACCGGCAGAGTCATTTGAACAAAAAATGAGCCGTTTTATGAAGGATAGCGAAGATCGTCTAGCATCACTGAAAAAGCAAACCGAAACCAAACGCGGAGGTCGGGGTGCTAAAAGAGGATAG